A window of Flavobacterium flavigenum contains these coding sequences:
- a CDS encoding endonuclease/exonuclease/phosphatase family protein: MRIVKLLIVILLGIQMKGQHLKIMSYNIRVDHKADGDNDWSHRNDFFTSQIQFYEPDVFGIQEAATNQVNDIANRLPQYSFVGIGREGVGKGESSTIFYNKKRLKMLLNDTFWLSGTPGEISLGWDAAYKRVCTYALFKDVKTKQLFWVFNTHLDHVGEQAKINGIKLILSKIKEVNNKNYQVIFTGDLNSEPNSDAIFLLKKEMKDTRAISKTKPFGPSGTFNGFKHNEPVTRLLDYIFISKDASFKVEKFAVLSDSKDLRYPSDHLPVYIELSY; the protein is encoded by the coding sequence ATGAGAATAGTGAAACTTTTGATAGTTATTCTTTTGGGAATACAAATGAAGGGACAGCATTTAAAAATAATGAGCTACAACATCCGTGTGGATCATAAAGCTGATGGTGATAATGACTGGAGCCACCGCAACGATTTCTTTACATCACAAATTCAGTTTTATGAACCAGATGTATTTGGAATTCAGGAAGCGGCAACAAATCAGGTAAATGATATTGCAAATAGACTTCCTCAATATAGTTTTGTTGGTATAGGAAGAGAAGGTGTTGGAAAAGGAGAATCCTCTACTATTTTTTATAATAAAAAACGTTTAAAAATGCTATTAAATGACACTTTTTGGCTTTCAGGAACCCCCGGTGAAATTTCTTTGGGTTGGGATGCGGCATATAAAAGAGTCTGCACCTATGCATTGTTTAAAGATGTAAAAACAAAGCAACTTTTCTGGGTTTTCAATACCCATTTAGACCATGTTGGTGAACAAGCAAAAATAAATGGTATAAAACTTATTCTTTCTAAAATTAAAGAAGTGAATAATAAAAATTATCAGGTCATTTTTACTGGAGATTTAAATTCAGAGCCAAACTCAGATGCGATTTTTCTTCTAAAGAAAGAGATGAAAGATACCAGAGCAATTTCAAAAACAAAACCTTTTGGTCCTTCTGGAACTTTTAATGGTTTTAAGCATAATGAACCCGTAACACGATTATTGGATTATATTTTTATATCCAAAGATGCTAGTTTTAAAGTAGAAAAATTTGCCGTTTTAAGTGATTCAAAAGATTTAAGATATCCATCAGATCATTTGCCTGTTTATATAGAATTGAGTTATTAA
- a CDS encoding SusD/RagB family nutrient-binding outer membrane lipoprotein, translating into MKKIIVAITGMLMFSSCSNFDEINTNPNTPTQVSASLLATNIILNIAKYQGTDSKEYISENALPKYVGYANEGQLGTQYNLIANSSFNKMTILPDIDKMLLAAQGSPAENSYKGIGHFIRAYTFYLLTMKMGDIPYSETNLGLQGNYKPKYDSQKEVFIGILGELEQARIDFSAGVAFDGDPTIFKGNPQRWRRACNAFELKVLMTLSGKESDADLKIKEKFASIVNENMLLQDDSDYFGLEYNSVNLHPLYSTNDMFTGRTILSDIIVDNLKRLNDKRLFYFGEPSADQIAKGLSQNNFMAYAGVKTSLDYGLMNANYSAGKYSKINLRYQTKQNSDPRRLLTYAEQELILAEARIKGWITTSSAQLYYENGVKAALKNVMSTDPSFAHGNPIVQIDIDNYFTGEAAFAADVDTQLKQVWMQRYLLNFLVDGETSYFEYRRNKYPDFNIDPSTNLNVNSPNSMPMRFLYPSSELNYNSQNLMEALNRQFGGYDEINKTMWLLAN; encoded by the coding sequence ATGAAAAAAATAATCGTTGCAATTACAGGTATGTTAATGTTTTCCAGCTGTAGTAATTTTGATGAAATCAATACCAACCCTAATACGCCTACCCAGGTAAGTGCTTCATTATTAGCTACAAATATAATTCTGAATATTGCTAAATATCAAGGCACTGATTCAAAAGAATATATTTCTGAAAATGCTTTACCAAAATATGTTGGTTATGCAAATGAAGGACAATTGGGAACTCAATACAACTTAATAGCAAATTCAAGTTTTAACAAAATGACCATTTTACCTGATATTGATAAAATGTTACTTGCCGCTCAAGGCAGCCCGGCAGAAAACTCATATAAAGGGATAGGTCATTTTATAAGAGCATATACTTTTTATCTTCTGACCATGAAAATGGGAGATATTCCATATAGTGAAACAAATCTTGGACTGCAAGGAAATTACAAACCAAAATACGATTCTCAAAAAGAAGTTTTTATTGGTATTCTTGGTGAATTAGAACAAGCACGTATTGATTTCTCTGCAGGTGTAGCCTTTGATGGTGATCCAACAATTTTTAAAGGAAATCCCCAAAGATGGAGAAGAGCCTGCAATGCATTTGAACTTAAAGTTCTAATGACTTTGAGTGGAAAAGAAAGCGATGCTGATTTAAAAATTAAAGAGAAATTTGCCAGTATAGTTAATGAAAATATGCTTCTTCAAGATGATTCTGATTATTTTGGTTTAGAATATAATAGCGTAAACCTTCATCCGTTATACAGTACAAACGATATGTTTACCGGTCGAACTATTTTAAGTGATATTATAGTAGACAATCTTAAAAGACTAAATGATAAACGATTGTTTTATTTTGGAGAACCCTCAGCTGATCAAATTGCAAAAGGATTATCTCAAAATAATTTTATGGCTTACGCAGGTGTAAAAACTTCGTTAGATTACGGATTAATGAATGCCAATTATTCAGCGGGTAAATATTCTAAAATAAACCTGAGATACCAAACCAAACAAAATAGTGATCCAAGAAGGCTTCTTACATATGCTGAGCAGGAATTGATTTTGGCTGAAGCAAGAATCAAAGGTTGGATTACTACATCAAGTGCACAGCTTTATTATGAAAACGGAGTTAAAGCTGCCTTAAAAAATGTCATGAGTACAGACCCTTCTTTTGCGCACGGAAATCCTATTGTACAAATTGATATTGATAATTATTTTACCGGTGAAGCAGCATTTGCTGCAGATGTAGATACTCAATTAAAGCAAGTTTGGATGCAGCGCTATTTGCTTAATTTTTTAGTTGATGGAGAAACTTCTTATTTTGAATATAGAAGAAATAAATATCCTGATTTTAATATTGACCCGTCAACTAACTTAAATGTTAATAGTCCTAATAGTATGCCAATGAGGTTTTTGTATCCTTCTTCAGAATTGAATTATAACAGTCAAAACTTAATGGAGGCATTAAACCGTCAATTTGGAGGTTATGATGAAATTAATAAAACAATGTGGCTTTTAGCAAATTAG
- a CDS encoding efflux RND transporter permease subunit yields the protein MKITNFSVKNYQFTLILALLVAVVGVLTLFTMPRAEDPSTHPPQYLITVIYPGTSPKDMEEQVVKPIENKIYGLENIEKILTTVEDGVAAFQVKFKYGVDVDNKYQEISTEMNALKNSELPKDIYQIKTEKISSSDVKILQVALVSENASDKKLRDEADKLKKKIEKITNLKEVKYSGIPEQEIRVDLNLEKLAQLRIPLNVVMGSLQSEAADIPGGSIDMDTKVFNVKTSGKFKNADDVANTVIYNANGKIIYMKDVADVSYKSEVPYHITRINGHRCVLVTAGMKDNVNISDVQKEYLPIVEAFSKDLPPNIKLVKNFDQADMVAKRLGHLGFDFGLAILLVVITLVPLGLRASGIVMISIPLSLALGLIAMNALGYSLNQLSIVGLVVALGLLVDDSIVVVENIERWLREGHSKMDAVLKGTRQIGVAVVGTTATLVIAFIPLAFLPDMAGEFIRSLPMAVITSVLASMIVALTLVPFLGSRFLKTHEHEGGNIFLQYLQKFLTNSYKNIMPKALKYPKVTIGISLLLSGLAFGLFSVAGFKLFPTSEKPMFLINIKMPLQANISESDRVTKIVEKELKNHKEIVYYTSNVGKGNPQIYYNVHPQDRKSDFAQIFVQLEDEAKPSEKTILIQELREKFKTMPFAKVEVKDFEQGTPLEANIVVRLFGEDQEVLRKLSSQVETILRNQEGTVYINNELNTYKTDVKVKINKEKARTLGVLTSDIDKIIRLAVAGLTVGDYIDDRGDARNVTITLPRDKFSNLDALKNLYVNNVQGTPIALNQIATITFETAPTAINHFNKSNFSKVSAMTKDGYLANDLLVDIIPKLDKLEMSKGYYYKLSGEKESEGDALGGNFLSVIILSTFLFIAVLLLQFKTFKGIIIVMSIIPLGVLGGVLFLIASGNPMSLVSIIGFIGLSGIQVKNSLLLVDFTNQLRQEGKSIDEAIAIAGETRFLPVVLTSVTAICGLIPLAVNPNPQISPLAIVLIGGLISSTILARIVTPVMYKLIPPSIEKL from the coding sequence ATGAAAATCACAAACTTTTCCGTTAAGAATTATCAGTTTACACTGATTCTAGCACTGCTAGTCGCTGTGGTTGGTGTGCTAACCTTATTCACGATGCCAAGAGCTGAAGACCCTTCCACTCACCCACCTCAATATTTGATTACGGTTATTTATCCAGGTACTAGTCCGAAAGATATGGAAGAACAAGTCGTAAAACCTATCGAAAACAAGATTTACGGATTGGAAAATATCGAAAAAATACTAACAACCGTAGAAGATGGTGTAGCCGCTTTTCAAGTAAAATTCAAATACGGAGTAGATGTTGATAATAAATATCAGGAAATCTCTACTGAGATGAATGCGCTTAAAAACAGTGAATTACCAAAAGATATTTATCAGATTAAAACGGAGAAAATTTCGTCTTCGGATGTAAAAATTCTTCAGGTGGCATTGGTTTCCGAAAATGCGTCTGACAAAAAATTACGCGATGAAGCGGATAAACTAAAGAAAAAAATTGAAAAAATAACCAATCTTAAAGAGGTAAAATACAGCGGAATTCCAGAACAGGAAATCCGGGTAGATTTGAATTTGGAGAAATTGGCACAATTAAGAATTCCATTAAATGTAGTAATGGGAAGTTTACAAAGTGAAGCTGCTGATATTCCTGGCGGAAGCATTGATATGGATACCAAAGTATTCAACGTAAAAACAAGCGGTAAATTCAAAAATGCTGATGATGTAGCCAATACAGTTATTTACAATGCTAATGGAAAAATCATCTATATGAAAGATGTAGCTGATGTAAGCTACAAATCGGAAGTGCCCTATCATATTACAAGAATTAACGGACACCGATGCGTTTTGGTTACTGCCGGAATGAAAGACAACGTAAACATTAGCGATGTTCAAAAAGAATATTTACCAATAGTGGAGGCATTCTCTAAAGATTTGCCTCCAAATATCAAATTGGTTAAAAACTTTGACCAAGCTGATATGGTAGCAAAACGTTTGGGACATTTAGGTTTTGATTTTGGATTGGCGATTCTTTTGGTTGTCATTACATTAGTTCCATTAGGATTAAGAGCATCTGGTATAGTTATGATTTCTATCCCTTTATCATTGGCTTTAGGATTAATTGCAATGAATGCTTTAGGGTATTCTTTAAACCAATTGAGTATTGTTGGGTTGGTCGTTGCTTTAGGGTTATTAGTTGATGATAGTATCGTTGTTGTAGAAAATATCGAACGCTGGCTCCGTGAAGGACATTCTAAAATGGATGCCGTTTTAAAAGGTACAAGACAAATAGGTGTTGCTGTTGTAGGCACTACCGCTACTTTGGTGATTGCCTTCATACCACTGGCTTTTCTTCCGGATATGGCAGGAGAATTTATCCGCAGCTTACCTATGGCGGTTATCACAAGCGTATTGGCTTCTATGATTGTAGCATTGACATTGGTACCATTTTTAGGAAGTCGATTCCTTAAAACACACGAACACGAAGGCGGAAATATATTTCTTCAATATTTGCAAAAGTTCCTTACGAATTCTTATAAAAACATAATGCCAAAAGCATTAAAGTATCCTAAAGTTACCATAGGCATTTCTTTATTGTTAAGTGGTTTGGCTTTCGGTTTGTTTTCAGTTGCTGGATTTAAACTATTTCCAACTTCGGAAAAACCAATGTTTCTTATCAATATAAAAATGCCACTGCAAGCTAATATTTCAGAAAGTGACAGGGTGACAAAAATCGTGGAAAAAGAATTGAAAAACCACAAAGAAATTGTGTATTACACTTCAAATGTGGGAAAAGGAAATCCGCAGATTTATTACAATGTGCATCCACAGGATAGAAAATCTGATTTTGCTCAAATTTTTGTACAACTAGAAGACGAAGCAAAACCTTCAGAAAAAACGATTCTTATACAAGAATTGCGCGAAAAATTTAAAACGATGCCTTTTGCTAAAGTAGAAGTAAAAGATTTTGAACAAGGTACACCATTGGAAGCCAATATCGTAGTGCGTTTATTTGGCGAAGACCAGGAAGTTTTACGCAAACTATCTTCTCAAGTAGAAACCATTTTGCGAAATCAGGAAGGAACGGTTTATATAAACAATGAACTGAACACTTATAAAACCGATGTTAAAGTAAAAATTAATAAAGAAAAAGCAAGAACATTGGGTGTATTGACCAGTGATATAGATAAGATAATACGTCTTGCTGTTGCTGGTTTAACAGTTGGTGATTATATTGATGATCGTGGTGATGCCAGAAACGTAACCATTACATTACCAAGAGATAAGTTTTCTAATCTTGATGCTCTGAAAAATTTATATGTGAATAATGTTCAAGGAACACCCATTGCATTAAATCAGATTGCAACCATCACTTTTGAAACAGCTCCAACGGCAATAAATCACTTTAACAAATCAAACTTTTCAAAAGTAAGTGCAATGACAAAAGATGGTTATTTAGCCAATGACCTGCTGGTAGATATTATCCCGAAATTGGATAAGCTCGAAATGTCAAAAGGCTATTATTACAAACTATCCGGAGAAAAAGAATCCGAAGGTGATGCCTTGGGCGGTAATTTCCTTTCTGTAATTATCTTGAGTACGTTTTTATTCATAGCCGTTTTGTTACTACAATTCAAAACCTTTAAAGGAATTATTATCGTTATGTCCATAATTCCGTTAGGTGTTTTAGGAGGCGTATTATTCTTAATAGCATCAGGAAACCCAATGTCGTTGGTTTCTATTATCGGTTTTATTGGATTGTCGGGCATTCAAGTAAAAAATTCCCTCCTTTTGGTCGATTTCACCAATCAATTGCGACAAGAAGGAAAGTCAATTGATGAAGCTATTGCTATTGCTGGTGAAACCCGTTTTCTTCCGGTTGTTTTAACATCAGTTACCGCAATCTGTGGTTTGATTCCGCTGGCGGTAAATCCCAATCCTCAAATATCACCATTAGCAATTGTATTGATTGGTGGATTGATAAGCTCAACAATTCTTGCAAGAATTGTAACACCTGTAATGTATAAACTGATTCCGCCAAGTATTGAAAAATTATAA
- a CDS encoding SDR family NAD(P)-dependent oxidoreductase, producing the protein MKEYVLITGASSGIGYEMAVELANKKFNLILVARNENELKKIQAELIQKYAVLVEIIVKDLSVAGAATELYNEINKLNLTVTTLINNAGVGNYGNFIETSLEEELQMIQLNISSLVVLTKLFAKDMVARKSGKIMNVASLLSFLPFPYYSVYSATKTFVLAFTETVAAELEDSGVVITALCPGPIDTGFTTNKMATTNAYKTNKPIHPKVVAIQGIKLLLNGKGKKIVGFTNWFISNLPRITPDFIMMKIKKKLASQQN; encoded by the coding sequence ATGAAAGAATATGTATTGATTACTGGAGCTTCATCTGGAATTGGTTATGAAATGGCAGTTGAATTAGCTAATAAAAAATTCAACCTTATTTTGGTTGCCCGAAACGAAAATGAACTAAAAAAAATACAAGCAGAACTCATACAAAAGTATGCTGTTTTGGTTGAAATCATTGTAAAAGATTTGTCTGTTGCAGGAGCAGCTACAGAATTATACAACGAAATAAATAAACTAAATTTAACCGTAACAACTTTGATAAATAATGCTGGAGTCGGCAATTATGGTAATTTTATAGAAACCTCTTTAGAGGAAGAACTCCAAATGATTCAATTAAATATTTCGAGTTTAGTTGTTCTTACAAAATTATTTGCAAAAGATATGGTAGCCCGTAAATCAGGAAAAATTATGAATGTAGCTTCTTTACTTTCGTTTTTACCATTTCCTTATTATTCCGTTTACTCGGCAACAAAAACATTTGTTTTGGCATTTACAGAAACAGTGGCTGCAGAGCTGGAAGATTCTGGTGTGGTTATAACCGCACTTTGTCCAGGTCCAATAGACACCGGTTTTACAACAAATAAAATGGCGACTACAAATGCCTATAAAACCAACAAACCAATTCATCCGAAAGTAGTTGCAATACAAGGAATAAAACTTCTCTTGAATGGAAAAGGAAAAAAAATAGTAGGCTTTACTAATTGGTTTATATCGAACTTGCCACGAATTACACCGGACTTTATAATGATGAAAATTAAAAAAAAATTAGCCAGTCAACAAAATTGA
- a CDS encoding helix-turn-helix domain-containing protein, which produces MIHFDKISDFHNILGTKPPEHPLFSIIQGVPSKCDGSTQLDFTSDFYIIGFWKLKSGSVGYGKTKYDHNCGSMSFMRPQQKVSFSNLQLDENGFVILIHQDFLLGSILHKQIQNYSYFDYDVNEALHLSPSEEVIVWNLVGSIEKEYYNNTDTYSKDIMLTQLDTMLKYAQRFYKRQFINREQLTGVTFTKFNDLLSSYFEDNKNTDFGLPTVSYMAEKLNISSRYLSDILKQETGKTALELIHLYLISEAKNLLKEGKMNIAEISISLGFENATYFSRLFKKEVGISPNAFREQSLN; this is translated from the coding sequence ATGATACATTTTGATAAAATAAGTGATTTCCATAATATATTAGGAACCAAACCACCAGAGCATCCTTTGTTTAGTATTATTCAAGGAGTTCCAAGTAAGTGTGACGGCAGTACACAGCTTGATTTTACGTCGGATTTTTATATCATCGGATTTTGGAAATTAAAATCGGGAAGTGTGGGTTATGGAAAAACAAAATACGATCATAATTGCGGTTCTATGTCTTTTATGAGACCACAGCAAAAAGTAAGTTTCTCCAATCTTCAGTTAGATGAAAATGGATTTGTCATCCTCATTCATCAAGATTTTTTGTTGGGTTCAATACTTCACAAACAGATTCAAAACTATAGTTATTTTGATTATGATGTCAACGAAGCTTTGCATCTTTCCCCAAGTGAAGAAGTCATTGTTTGGAATTTAGTAGGCAGCATCGAAAAAGAATATTACAACAATACCGATACCTACAGCAAAGATATTATGTTGACACAATTGGATACGATGTTAAAATATGCGCAACGCTTTTACAAAAGACAGTTCATTAATCGAGAACAATTAACCGGAGTAACATTTACAAAGTTTAATGATTTACTTTCCTCCTATTTTGAGGATAATAAGAATACTGATTTTGGACTTCCTACTGTGAGTTATATGGCAGAAAAACTAAATATATCGTCTCGTTATTTGAGTGATATATTGAAACAAGAAACTGGAAAAACCGCATTAGAATTGATTCATCTCTATCTAATTTCGGAAGCAAAAAATTTATTGAAGGAAGGCAAAATGAACATTGCCGAAATTTCGATTTCGCTGGGATTTGAAAACGCAACCTATTTTTCACGTTTGTTTAAAAAAGAGGTAGGAATTTCGCCAAATGCTTTTAGAGAACAAAGTTTAAATTAG
- a CDS encoding IS1 family transposase, with protein MKIKCNFCNGKCIKNGFQSNGNQRYKCCLCQKRQQIHYRYNAYKRDINQEIVLFTKEGLGIRSTARILKISATTLLKRIISIARNITKPIISKGKIDEVDELRTYIRHKKNYIWLVYALEKNSKTVVSFNVGKRTNKTLNRVLDTLKLSDAKKIFTDRLKNYRYLLDEKMHSVKRFGTNHIERKNLTLRTHLKRLNRRTICFSKSLVVFTAVLKIYFWI; from the coding sequence ATGAAAATAAAATGTAATTTTTGTAATGGTAAATGCATAAAAAATGGATTTCAATCTAACGGCAATCAGCGTTATAAATGTTGCCTTTGTCAAAAAAGACAACAAATTCACTATAGGTATAATGCTTACAAAAGGGATATCAATCAGGAGATTGTGTTGTTCACAAAAGAAGGTTTAGGAATAAGAAGCACAGCAAGAATATTGAAAATATCAGCCACTACACTATTGAAAAGAATCATCTCAATTGCCAGAAACATTACAAAGCCTATTATCAGTAAAGGCAAAATCGATGAAGTTGATGAACTGCGCACTTATATCAGGCACAAGAAAAATTATATTTGGCTAGTTTATGCATTGGAAAAGAATTCTAAAACAGTTGTCAGTTTTAATGTTGGGAAACGAACTAATAAAACACTTAACCGTGTCTTGGATACTTTAAAATTATCTGACGCAAAGAAGATATTTACGGACAGATTGAAAAATTATCGATATTTGCTTGATGAAAAAATGCATTCGGTAAAACGTTTCGGTACAAATCATATAGAAAGGAAAAACTTGACACTTAGAACCCATCTGAAAAGACTAAACCGTAGAACAATCTGCTTCAGTAAGAGCCTCGTTGTATTTACAGCTGTTTTGAAGATTTATTTTTGGATTTGA
- a CDS encoding SDR family NAD(P)-dependent oxidoreductase: MKKTIFITGASRGLGKIWTEAFLKRGHNVVAAVRNTYSLKELATEFPQNLLVLKLDVTNKKDAVDAVEKAKSHFGVIDVLINNAGYGLMGAIEELEEQEIRAQFETNVFGLIWLTQAVLPIMREQKSGHIIQLSSALGLVTLPTMGLYSASKFAVEAIGESLAAEVTGFGIKATILEPNGFDTDFSGPSLAQSKTIDAYNDVRKALYEQAGAQETGNPSATANAILTLVDAENPPLRLMLGKVVYPWVKYTYDERIKTWEDWQEVSVAAHGK, translated from the coding sequence ATGAAAAAAACAATTTTTATTACAGGCGCTTCTCGCGGATTAGGAAAAATTTGGACGGAAGCATTTTTAAAACGTGGTCACAATGTTGTAGCAGCAGTAAGAAATACATATTCATTAAAGGAATTAGCGACTGAATTTCCTCAGAATCTATTGGTTCTAAAATTAGATGTTACCAATAAAAAAGATGCTGTAGATGCTGTTGAAAAAGCAAAAAGCCATTTTGGAGTAATTGATGTGCTAATCAATAATGCGGGTTACGGGCTAATGGGTGCTATTGAAGAATTAGAAGAACAAGAAATTCGTGCACAGTTTGAAACTAATGTATTTGGTTTGATTTGGCTTACGCAGGCAGTATTACCAATTATGCGTGAGCAAAAATCAGGACATATCATCCAGCTTTCGAGTGCATTGGGATTAGTAACACTACCGACAATGGGATTGTATAGCGCTTCTAAATTTGCAGTTGAAGCTATTGGAGAATCATTAGCGGCTGAAGTTACTGGTTTTGGTATCAAAGCCACTATTTTAGAACCTAATGGTTTTGATACTGATTTTAGCGGCCCTTCTTTAGCGCAAAGTAAAACTATTGATGCTTATAATGATGTTAGAAAAGCACTTTACGAGCAAGCAGGTGCACAAGAAACCGGCAACCCAAGTGCTACAGCAAATGCAATACTTACTTTGGTAGATGCTGAAAATCCTCCATTGCGTTTAATGTTGGGTAAAGTAGTTTATCCTTGGGTAAAATATACTTACGATGAGCGCATCAAAACTTGGGAAGATTGGCAGGAAGTTTCTGTGGCAGCACACGGAAAATAA
- a CDS encoding energy transducer TonB, with amino-acid sequence MKKLLLLLFLNPLLAISQDSTPENPDILIEPNPLKEFYFQDKNDYKNVESMVTIIKNKHSNFSKDTIRINFYNENGKESKNIAYSNNKPTYITVKTYNRDNNILSQQTTENKKSSYLVYFYNKNKQIEKTRDLRINDLKGKIDTTDFSQKTFIYDKSSLTETLVTLNGSTFKQSEKYLYANNFLVKKVGNSSVKEFSYDKNRNLVASKEYMGTQAIPSKLIDSKKFIYDSNNRLVTDSLGTTGMQPAKFMVTNYTYESNGKLKTMNVQKNSSYQNIQFEYWNDKIKKINMEASDNSYLKFFINSRIVNYYKFPIIYQEAFDFDQSGNLISKKIYVNNELFSEFEYVFLYKSTKSNILKNTNKKELVKQEVVLKENYSEKITENQIKKSDYNSMFPVQAVIEAGSDEVYNTAGLEVAPEYPGGPESMNAFLKKNYVASKEIINKKTSGKIYATFIIEKDGSLTDLKILRDLGPSSGKEFLRIINLMPKWKPGMQNGKTVRCLKSIAFQIDPQ; translated from the coding sequence ATGAAAAAACTACTACTCCTTCTATTCTTAAATCCATTACTTGCTATTTCACAAGATTCAACACCTGAAAATCCAGACATTCTTATTGAACCAAATCCATTAAAAGAATTTTACTTTCAAGATAAAAATGATTATAAAAACGTTGAATCTATGGTTACTATCATAAAAAACAAGCATAGTAATTTTTCTAAAGACACAATAAGAATTAACTTTTATAATGAAAATGGCAAAGAGTCAAAAAACATTGCATATTCAAATAATAAGCCAACATATATAACTGTAAAGACTTACAATAGAGACAATAATATTTTAAGCCAGCAAACAACTGAAAACAAAAAATCATCATACCTTGTATATTTTTATAATAAAAACAAACAAATTGAAAAAACTCGTGATTTACGAATTAACGATTTAAAAGGAAAGATAGATACTACAGATTTTTCTCAGAAGACTTTCATTTACGATAAATCTAGTTTAACGGAAACTTTAGTTACGCTTAACGGTTCTACATTCAAACAAAGTGAAAAATATCTTTATGCTAATAATTTTCTAGTAAAAAAAGTTGGAAATTCCTCTGTTAAAGAATTTAGTTACGACAAGAATAGAAATTTAGTTGCTTCTAAAGAGTACATGGGAACTCAGGCAATTCCATCTAAACTTATAGATTCAAAAAAATTTATATATGACTCAAATAATAGACTTGTCACAGACTCTTTAGGCACTACAGGTATGCAACCTGCAAAATTTATGGTCACAAATTATACCTATGAAAGTAATGGAAAGCTTAAAACAATGAATGTTCAAAAAAACAGCTCATACCAAAACATTCAATTTGAATACTGGAATGATAAAATTAAGAAAATCAATATGGAAGCTAGTGACAACAGTTACCTAAAATTCTTTATCAATTCCAGAATAGTGAATTATTACAAATTCCCAATCATTTATCAAGAAGCTTTTGATTTTGATCAGTCGGGGAATTTAATTTCAAAAAAAATATATGTCAACAATGAATTATTTTCAGAATTCGAATACGTGTTTCTATATAAATCAACAAAAAGTAATATTTTAAAAAATACTAATAAAAAAGAATTAGTAAAACAAGAAGTTGTTCTAAAAGAGAATTATTCTGAAAAGATAACAGAAAATCAGATTAAAAAATCTGATTATAATAGTATGTTTCCAGTACAAGCTGTTATTGAAGCTGGATCAGACGAAGTTTACAATACTGCTGGTCTGGAAGTTGCTCCAGAATACCCAGGGGGACCTGAATCAATGAATGCTTTCCTTAAAAAGAATTATGTTGCATCCAAAGAAATAATCAATAAAAAAACTTCTGGTAAAATTTACGCTACATTTATAATTGAAAAAGATGGAAGTTTAACTGACTTAAAAATCCTTAGAGATCTTGGCCCATCATCAGGAAAAGAGTTTTTGAGAATTATAAACCTAATGCCAAAATGGAAACCAGGAATGCAAAACGGAAAAACAGTCAGATGTCTTAAAAGCATAGCTTTCCAAATTGATCCACAATAA